A DNA window from Bacteroides cellulosilyticus contains the following coding sequences:
- a CDS encoding alpha-N-arabinofuranosidase has protein sequence MRNKLLFSSVLLAASVSLSAQKSATITLHADQGTQVIPKEIYGQFAEHLGTCIYGGLWVGENSDIPNIKGYRTDVFNALKELQVPVLRWPGGCFADEYHWMDGIGPKENRPKMVNNNWGGTIEDNSFGTHEFLNLCEMLGTEPYISGNVGSGTVEELAKWVEYMTSEGDSPMARLRRQNGRDKAWKVKYLGVGNESWGCGGSMRPEYYADLYRRYSTYCRNYDGNHLFKIASGASDYDYNWTKVLMDRVGGRMNGLSLHYYTVTGWSGSKGAATKFDKDDYYWTMGKCREIEDVIKKHCAIMDEYDPKKNVALMLDEWGTWWDEEPGTIPGHLYQQNTLRDAFVASLSFDIFHKYTDRLKMANIAQIVNVLQSMILTKGKDMVLTPTYYVFKMYNVHQDATFLPLDLNCEIMDVRDNRKVPMVSATASKDKDGKIHISMSNIDADNAQEVTINLPDVKAKKAVGEILTSANLTDYNSFENPNNIKLAPFKEVKINKGVLKIKLPAKSIVTIELQ, from the coding sequence ATGAGAAACAAACTATTATTCAGCAGCGTTCTTTTAGCTGCATCCGTATCGCTGTCCGCACAAAAGAGTGCAACGATCACGCTTCATGCCGACCAAGGCACACAAGTTATTCCCAAAGAAATCTACGGCCAGTTTGCCGAACATCTCGGTACTTGCATCTATGGTGGACTTTGGGTAGGAGAAAATTCGGATATTCCCAATATCAAAGGTTATCGTACCGACGTATTCAATGCACTGAAAGAACTTCAGGTTCCTGTACTTCGTTGGCCGGGTGGCTGCTTTGCCGATGAATATCACTGGATGGACGGTATCGGTCCGAAAGAGAACCGCCCCAAAATGGTAAACAATAACTGGGGAGGTACAATTGAAGACAACAGTTTCGGTACACATGAGTTCCTCAACCTCTGCGAAATGCTGGGTACTGAACCTTATATCAGCGGAAACGTAGGTAGTGGTACTGTAGAAGAACTGGCAAAATGGGTAGAATACATGACTTCCGAAGGAGATTCTCCGATGGCAAGACTTCGCCGCCAGAACGGTCGTGACAAAGCATGGAAAGTGAAATACCTCGGTGTAGGTAACGAAAGTTGGGGATGCGGCGGAAGCATGCGTCCTGAATATTACGCTGATTTGTATCGCCGTTACTCCACCTACTGCCGCAACTACGACGGCAACCATCTGTTTAAGATTGCCAGTGGTGCAAGCGATTACGATTATAACTGGACTAAAGTCCTGATGGACCGCGTAGGTGGACGTATGAACGGACTCTCTCTCCATTATTACACCGTAACCGGCTGGAGCGGAAGTAAAGGAGCAGCCACAAAGTTCGACAAAGACGATTATTACTGGACAATGGGTAAATGCCGTGAGATAGAAGACGTTATCAAAAAGCACTGCGCCATCATGGACGAATATGATCCTAAAAAGAACGTAGCCCTTATGCTCGATGAGTGGGGTACCTGGTGGGACGAAGAACCCGGCACCATTCCCGGACACCTTTACCAGCAGAATACCTTGCGTGACGCTTTCGTTGCATCTCTGAGCTTCGACATCTTCCATAAATACACCGACCGTCTGAAAATGGCGAATATTGCCCAGATAGTGAATGTATTGCAATCCATGATCCTGACAAAAGGTAAAGACATGGTGCTGACTCCCACTTATTATGTATTCAAGATGTACAATGTACACCAGGATGCCACTTTCCTCCCACTCGATCTGAACTGCGAAATCATGGATGTGCGCGACAACCGTAAAGTACCTATGGTAAGTGCCACAGCTTCTAAAGACAAAGACGGCAAAATTCACATCTCAATGTCTAATATCGATGCCGACAATGCACAGGAAGTTACTATCAACCTGCCGGATGTGAAGGCTAAGAAAGCCGTTGGTGAAATCTTAACTTCTGCCAACCTGACGGATTACAACTCTTTTGAGAACCCTAATAATATAAAATTAGCTCCGTTCAAAGAGGTAAAAATCAATAAAGGCGTATTGAAGATAAAACTACCAGCCAAGTCTATTGTTACTATAGAGTTACAATAA
- a CDS encoding glycoside hydrolase family 127 protein: MKTILITYLFLFCFLLTGKAQTQQEVSYFPLQDVKLLESPFLQAQQTDLHYIMAMEPDRLLAPFLREAGLTPKASSYTNWENTGLDGHIGGHYISALSMMYAATRDTAIYNRLNYMLNELHRAQQAVGTGFIGGTPGSLQLWEEIKAGNIRAGGFDLNGKWVPLYNIHKTYAGLRDAYLYAGSDLARQMLVALTDWMIDITAGLTDQQMQDMLRSEHGGLNETFADVAEITGDKKYLELARRFSHKVILDPLVKDEDRLTGMHANTQIPKVIGYKRIADLAQDQNWDHAARFFWNTVVNHRSVCIGGNSVREHFHPADNFTSMLNDVQGPETCNTYNMLRLTKMLYQTSPDIRFADYYERALYNHILASQQPTKGGFVYFTPMRPGHYRVYSQPETSMWCCVGSGLENHTKYGEFIYAHAKDTLYVNLFIPSRLTWKEKKITLVQETRFPDEEQIKFRVEKSKKKAFSLKLRYPSWAKGASVSVNGKVQETNAQPGEYLTIHRKWKAGDEITLNMPMQVALEQIPDRENFYAFMYGPIVLASPTGTENMDGLYADDSRGGHIAHGKQISMQEIPMLIGSAASLPQSLRKINDDLVAFTYTGSVYPAQKEALKLIPFFRLHDSRYAVYFHQVTEAEVESIRKEVALSERKAMELANQTVDLIFPGEQQPESDHGILYEQAETGINKDRHFRRAKGWFSYNLKVKEEASQLMITVRKEDYTKVAILLNNEKLTVSPTISKPDKEDFITICYSLPQKLSAGSYPIRFSPDGTEWTPAIYEVRLLK, encoded by the coding sequence ATGAAAACGATCCTTATTACTTACCTGTTCCTTTTTTGTTTTCTCCTGACCGGGAAAGCTCAAACCCAACAAGAAGTTTCCTATTTCCCTTTGCAAGACGTCAAGCTGTTGGAAAGCCCCTTCCTGCAAGCCCAGCAGACCGACCTGCACTACATCATGGCCATGGAGCCCGACCGCCTGCTCGCCCCTTTCCTGCGCGAAGCCGGACTGACGCCCAAAGCGTCAAGTTATACCAACTGGGAAAACACCGGACTGGACGGACACATCGGCGGACATTACATTTCCGCACTCTCTATGATGTATGCCGCTACCAGAGACACAGCCATATACAATCGGCTGAACTATATGCTGAACGAACTACATCGTGCACAGCAAGCCGTAGGCACCGGATTCATCGGAGGCACTCCCGGAAGCCTGCAACTTTGGGAAGAAATTAAAGCCGGGAATATCCGTGCCGGAGGTTTCGACCTCAATGGCAAATGGGTACCCCTATACAATATACACAAGACTTATGCCGGACTGCGCGACGCTTACCTCTATGCCGGAAGCGACCTTGCCCGCCAGATGTTAGTGGCCCTCACCGACTGGATGATAGACATCACCGCAGGACTCACCGACCAGCAAATGCAAGACATGCTCCGCAGCGAACACGGAGGACTGAACGAAACTTTCGCTGATGTTGCCGAAATCACAGGTGACAAGAAATACCTGGAACTGGCACGCCGCTTCTCCCATAAAGTGATTCTGGACCCTCTTGTGAAGGATGAAGACCGCCTGACAGGCATGCATGCCAACACACAGATACCAAAGGTTATCGGCTACAAACGTATCGCCGACCTCGCACAAGACCAGAACTGGGATCACGCCGCCCGCTTCTTCTGGAACACCGTGGTAAACCATCGTTCCGTCTGCATCGGCGGCAACAGTGTACGCGAGCACTTTCATCCGGCAGACAACTTCACATCCATGCTCAATGATGTGCAAGGTCCGGAAACCTGCAATACTTACAACATGCTTCGCCTGACAAAGATGCTTTACCAAACTTCTCCCGACATTCGTTTTGCCGATTATTACGAACGTGCTTTATATAATCATATTCTTGCCTCACAACAGCCAACAAAGGGTGGATTTGTTTACTTCACCCCTATGCGTCCGGGACACTACCGCGTTTATTCGCAGCCGGAAACATCCATGTGGTGTTGCGTCGGTTCCGGATTAGAGAATCACACCAAATACGGAGAGTTTATTTACGCCCATGCAAAGGATACGTTGTATGTAAACCTCTTCATCCCCTCCCGTCTGACCTGGAAAGAGAAAAAGATAACCCTGGTACAGGAAACCCGTTTCCCCGACGAAGAGCAAATCAAATTCCGCGTGGAAAAGAGCAAGAAGAAAGCATTCAGCCTCAAACTCCGTTACCCCTCCTGGGCTAAAGGCGCCAGCGTTTCCGTTAATGGAAAAGTACAGGAAACAAATGCCCAACCGGGAGAGTACTTGACCATTCACCGCAAATGGAAAGCCGGAGATGAAATCACACTGAATATGCCCATGCAGGTTGCCTTGGAGCAAATACCGGATCGGGAAAATTTCTATGCATTCATGTATGGGCCTATCGTACTTGCCAGCCCCACAGGGACAGAGAATATGGACGGGCTTTATGCAGATGACAGCCGTGGCGGACACATTGCCCATGGCAAACAGATTTCCATGCAAGAAATACCGATGCTGATAGGTTCCGCCGCATCTCTGCCTCAATCACTCCGGAAGATAAACGATGACTTGGTTGCATTTACTTATACCGGTAGTGTCTATCCGGCACAGAAAGAAGCGCTGAAATTAATTCCCTTCTTCCGTCTTCACGATTCCCGTTATGCTGTTTATTTCCATCAGGTAACCGAAGCTGAAGTAGAAAGTATCCGCAAAGAAGTGGCATTGAGCGAGCGTAAAGCAATGGAACTTGCCAACCAGACTGTAGATCTCATTTTCCCCGGTGAACAACAGCCTGAATCGGATCATGGTATTCTATACGAACAGGCAGAAACTGGAATCAATAAAGACCGTCACTTCCGGCGTGCCAAAGGTTGGTTCAGTTATAACCTCAAAGTAAAAGAGGAAGCCAGCCAGCTCATGATCACTGTACGGAAAGAGGATTATACCAAGGTAGCCATCCTTCTTAACAATGAAAAACTGACCGTTAGTCCTACGATCAGCAAACCTGATAAAGAGGATTTTATAACGATCTGTTATTCTTTACCCCAAAAGTTAAGTGCAGGCAGCTATCCGATACGCTTCAGTCCCGACGGAACAGAGTGGACACCTGCTATTTATGAGGTCCGCTTACTCAAATAA
- a CDS encoding xylulokinase, with protein sequence MKPDAKSTIEAGKAILGIEFGSTRIKAVLIDQENKPIAQGSHTWENQLVDGLWTYSVEAIWYGLQDCYADLRSNVRKLYDIEIEALAAIGVSAMMHGYMAFNDKEEILVPFRTWRNTNTGQAAAALSELFVYNIPLRWSISHLYQAILDNEEHVKDINYLTTLAGFIHWQMTGKKVLGIGDASGMLPIDPVTKNYSAEMVAKFDELIAPKGYDWKLLDILPKALPAGENAGFLTPEGAKMLDVSGHLKAGIPVCPPEGDAGTGMVATNAVKQRTGNVSAGTSSFSMIVLEKDLSKPYEMIDMVTTPDGSPVAMVHCNNCTSDLNAWINLFKEYQELLGIPVDMNEVYGKLYNHALTGNADCGGLISFNYISGEPVTGFADGRPMFVRSANDKFSLANFMRTHLYASVGVLKIGNDILFKEEKVKVDRITGHGGLFKTKNVGQRVLAAALNSPISVMETAGEGGAWGIALLGSFLVNNEKKQPLDAFLDEQVFGGDAGVEIAPTAEDVAGFNAYIENYKAALPIEEAAVKFKK encoded by the coding sequence ATGAAACCAGACGCAAAATCAACCATCGAAGCAGGCAAGGCCATTCTTGGCATAGAATTCGGTTCCACTCGAATCAAGGCTGTTTTGATTGACCAGGAAAACAAGCCCATCGCTCAAGGAAGTCACACCTGGGAGAACCAGTTGGTTGACGGACTTTGGACATATAGCGTTGAGGCCATCTGGTATGGACTGCAAGATTGTTACGCCGACCTTCGCTCAAACGTGAGAAAGCTCTATGACATAGAAATAGAAGCTTTGGCAGCAATTGGCGTCAGCGCCATGATGCATGGTTATATGGCATTCAATGATAAAGAAGAGATTCTCGTGCCCTTCCGTACTTGGAGAAACACCAATACAGGTCAGGCTGCAGCTGCTTTATCAGAGCTGTTCGTTTATAATATTCCTCTGCGTTGGAGCATTTCTCATTTGTATCAGGCCATTCTGGACAACGAAGAACACGTGAAAGATATCAATTATCTGACAACGCTCGCAGGTTTTATCCATTGGCAGATGACCGGTAAAAAGGTATTAGGCATAGGCGATGCATCTGGTATGCTCCCTATAGACCCGGTTACCAAAAACTACTCCGCTGAAATGGTGGCCAAGTTCGACGAGTTAATCGCTCCGAAGGGATATGACTGGAAATTGCTGGATATTCTTCCCAAGGCATTGCCGGCTGGTGAAAATGCAGGTTTCCTGACACCGGAAGGCGCTAAGATGCTCGACGTATCCGGCCATTTGAAAGCTGGAATACCGGTTTGCCCGCCCGAAGGAGATGCAGGTACCGGTATGGTTGCAACCAATGCCGTTAAGCAGCGTACAGGAAACGTATCGGCAGGTACATCTTCATTCTCCATGATTGTATTGGAGAAAGATCTGTCAAAGCCCTACGAAATGATCGATATGGTTACTACTCCCGATGGAAGTCCCGTAGCCATGGTACATTGCAACAACTGTACATCTGACCTCAACGCATGGATCAACCTGTTCAAAGAATACCAGGAACTGCTGGGTATACCTGTAGATATGAACGAAGTATATGGAAAACTCTACAACCATGCCCTGACAGGCAATGCGGATTGTGGAGGTCTCATTTCATTCAATTACATCTCAGGCGAACCTGTAACAGGATTTGCAGATGGAAGACCGATGTTTGTACGTTCGGCCAATGACAAGTTCAGCCTTGCGAACTTCATGCGGACGCACTTGTATGCTTCTGTCGGTGTCCTCAAGATTGGTAATGACATTCTTTTCAAAGAAGAAAAGGTGAAAGTTGACAGAATCACAGGACACGGAGGCTTGTTCAAGACTAAGAATGTGGGTCAGAGAGTACTTGCAGCAGCATTAAACTCACCTATTTCCGTAATGGAAACTGCCGGTGAAGGTGGTGCCTGGGGTATTGCGTTGCTGGGGTCATTCCTTGTGAACAACGAAAAAAAGCAACCTCTCGACGCCTTCCTGGATGAGCAGGTGTTTGGTGGAGATGCAGGTGTTGAGATAGCGCCTACAGCTGAAGATGTAGCAGGCTTTAACGCATACATCGAAAACTACAAGGCAGCACTGCCCATCGAAGAAGCAGCAGTGAAATTCAAAAAGTAA